One Malassezia restricta chromosome III, complete sequence DNA segment encodes these proteins:
- a CDS encoding CCCH zinc finger and SMR, with protein sequence MATSSGHAHVRAYLHSLLGRQLDKKEYMDAENALLAQLDRMRDGDDDDACMALHEVLRVHMQRLRPISEAELDAAALTLMLKHRDDTMRTSTVIRSTPSSTTSSPYTPPADARHANELRPPQPIKVSAPDTFPDDEEDEFSPFAPPSASALYQGAASAPPLSVPDMSALSLHAEASAPMLTPLEVFCSVFVAHNQGLFPDEPDAPHRFQRASLMIQHALDISHYDISAALQIVKQAHDAGVDIMDMQPPDSAGSDDPTTRVCRFFLAGECRRSDCRFSHDLNKALCRFWLRGQCLNDPCLFMHDYEALSMLAQSIVVAPAPPEPEPEPSWIPPRPKPDASQTPWAMAAKSAPASTTPKVMPRGSTSTVSSKRLALRPPSLLPTLSTGSALAIDMGKVRASQPRHQDRWKTIEALLHARHERLRERLQVGAGGDAGGWGSSAQASQERGSRGLRGRWMGAGLGLCLGVAKPQVAGASLSLDERTEAVLDLHGLHVDEALEACEQFLLALESEGFRGLAYLCVGAGKHSVRSRGKLASSVREFLQSWGYPHADYDGVLACDPCTHLS encoded by the coding sequence ATGGCGACGTCATCGGGGCATGCCCATGTGCGTGCCTACCTGCATTCGCTGTTGGGGCGCCAACTGGATAAGAAAGAATACATGGACGCAGAAAATGCTTTGTTAGCGCAGTTGGATCGAATGCGTGAcggcgacgatgacgacgcgtgcatggcgctgcatgaggTGCTACGTgtgcacatgcagcgcctccgGCCCATATCTGAGGCAGAGCTCGATGCGGCTGCTCTGACACTTATGCTCAAGCATCGTGATGATACCATGCGCACATCTACGGTGATCCGGTCTACGCCTTCATCCAccacgtcgtcgccatATACCCCTCCTGCcgacgcacgacatgcCAACGAACTTCGTCCGCCGCAGCCCATCAAGGTATCCGCGCCCGACACATTCCcagatgacgaagaagatgagTTTTCTCCTTTTGCGCCACCGAGCGCTTCTGCCTTATACCAAGGCGCGGCCTCCGCTCCTCCCTTATCGGTGCCGGATATGAGCGCCCTCTCTCTGCACGCCGAGGCAAGTGCACCCATGCTCACGCCTCTCGAGGTATTTTGCAGTGTGTTTGTCGCGCATAATCAGGGCCTGTTTCCGGATGAGCCCGATGCACCGCACCGCTTCCAACGCGCCTCCCTCATGATCCAGCATGCGTTGGACATCAGCCATTACGACATCAGTGCGGCGCTCCAAATTGTCAAGCAGGCCCATGATGCAGGCGTGGATATCATGGATATGCAGCCGCCTGACTCAGCAGGCTCTGATGATCCCACCACGCGCGTATGTCGCTTCTTCCTCGCGGGCGAGTGCCGACGGAGTGACTGCCGCTTCTCTCACGATCTCAACAAGGCGCTTTGCCGCTTTTGGCTCCGGGGCCAATGCCTGAACGACCCATGCCTTTTCATGCATGACTATGAAGCACTATCGATGCTCGCACAGAGCATCGTAGtcgctccagcgccgccagaACCCGAGCCTGAGCCCTCGTGGATCCCTCCGCGTCCCAAGCCCGATGCGTCCCAAACGCCCTGGGCGATGGCTGCCAAGAGTGCCCCTGCCTCGACGACACCCAAAGTCATGCCGCGTGGTAGCACCAGCACTGTATCGAGCAAGCGTCTCGCGCTTCGGCCGCCTTCCTTGCTTCCGACGTTATCGACGGGCAGCGCCCTAGCCATTGACATGGGCAAAGTACGCGCATCACAACCCAGACATCAGGACCGCTGGAAGACGATCGAAGCACTCTTgcacgcgcggcatgaACGTCTAcgcgagcgtctgcaggtcggcgcgggcggcgatgcgggcgGCTGGGGCAGCAGTGCTCAGGCGAGTCAGGAACGCGGCTCACGGGGTCTGCGTGGCCGGTGGATGGGCGCGGGTCTTGGTCTGTGCCTCGGCGTTGCTAAGCCACAGGTGGCAGGTGCATCATTGTCGCTGGACGAACGCACAGAAGCTGTACTCGACTTGCACGGCCTGcatgtggacgaggcgctcgaggctTGCGAACAATTCCTACTCGCCCTCGAGTCCGAAGGATTCCGCGGCCTAGCCTATTtgtgcgtcggcgccggcaAACACAGTGTCCGCTCGCGCGGCAAGCTCGCATCCAGTGTGCGCGAGTTTCTCCAAAGTTGGGGCTACCCGCATGCCGACTATGACGGCGTGCTTGCCTGCGATCCCTGCACGCACTTGTCGTAG
- a CDS encoding RNA polymerase II-associated factor 1, with protein sequence MATRRKRDLIERVRYPNPLPALPHAPRLTRIPEPEPNYVSPMYLQRMAESLQLPLTVDAEAGMPLDLARLEYLWLEDGTHPSEMDGVLEWDKLDEDDAFLLSEAGMQPAEAEDLAPQSTAQAQAASVTWLRRTEYLGAEQRKQKAEAKAEHEAPSHDTSRPAQIERILHGFDAANAPLATLRHPSKPHVHAVEAYELLPDPETWTTSFQVVRFASALGRANDPRWDAAMLRPVTDPITGKQRVSMYLTCADTLPQYGEPDVVDAEELDAETQQRRQDTAAARFKKRRRLGTYPRVPWLDGEDGGDANVYGTGFRHVRDFEPMEQPVPTDHLLAVVMDDEKPDAAPELAHVQADAPISAQDEEEDLFGDEDESQKDVSTTLPPQSEAERARQQHVVAPASQGRKVAYYHHIDMRYGLQIRRARKTEQRLLVPYEGFWHRMIVGHRPMTERELTKRLFLRDGVDKLNLEGLEYVESESEDEAEAHNQEEGHGAPEEDNDQEDGRGAPEEGEEALMEDAAVHVQEREETGHEGPEETKEDEGEEREEEEDGQGETADEGGEDDADEEADLEVDADELADLQAEADLHPDDMPTEGRRRHT encoded by the coding sequence ATGGCGACGCGACGCAAGCGTGATCTGATTGAGCGTGTGCGGTACCCGAATCCGCTGCCTGCGTtgccgcatgcgccgagGCTCACGAGGATCCCGGAGCCTGAGCCGAACTATGTGTCGCCGATGTACCTGCAACGGATGGCGGagtcgctgcagctgccTCTGACGGtggatgccgaggcggGCATGCCCTTGGACCTCGCGCGACTGGAATACCTGTGGCTGGAAGACGGCACGCACCCCTCTGAAATGGACGGCGTGCTGGAGTGGGACAAgctggacgaagatgaTGCCTTTTTGTTGTCGGAGGCGGGCATGCAGCCGGCCGAGGCAGAAGATCTGGCGCCGCAGAGtacggcgcaggcgcaaGCAGCGAGCGTGACGTGGCTGCGTCGTACAGAGTACCTcggtgccgagcagcgGAAACAAAAAGCCGAAGCGAAGGCTGagcacgaggcgcccaGTCACGACACGTCTCGGCCCGCGCAGATTGAGCGCATCCTGCATGGCTTTGACGCGGCCAATGCACCGCTGGCTACTTTGCGGCATCCAAGCAAGCCACACGTGCACGCCGTGGAAGCatacgagctgctgcctgATCCAGagacatggacgacgagcttccaggtcgtgcgcttcgcgAGTGCCTTGGGCCGAGCGAATGATCCACGATGGGATGccgccatgctgcgcccCGTCACAGACCCCATCACCGGTAAGCAGCGTGTGTCTATGTACTTGACCTGCGCCGATACATTGCCGCAGTACGGAGAGCCTGACGTGGTCGATGCAGAGGAGCTCGATGCAGAGACGCAGCAGAGGCGTCAAGAtacagcagcggcgcgatTCAAAAAGCGCCGTCGCCTTGGTACATACCCCCGCGTCCCGTGGCTCGATGGCGAAgacggcggcgatgcgAATGTATACGGCACGGGATTCCGTCATGTGCGTGATTTTGAGCCGATGGAGCAGCCGGTGCCGACAGACCACCTGCTCGCCGTggtcatggacgacgaaAAACCTGATGCAGCCCCTGAACTGGCCCATGTACAAGCCGACGCGCCGATCAGTGCTCAGGATGAGGAGGAGGATCTGTTTGGGGACGAAGACGAGTCGCAGAAGGATGTATCGACGACGCTTCCACCCCAGTCCGAGGCAGAgcgtgctcggcagcagcatgtcgtGGCGCCAGCATCGCAGGGCCGCAAAGTGGCGTACTATCACCACATTGATATGCGGTATGGTCTGCAAATccgtcgcgcacgcaagACAGAGCAGCGTCTCCTTGTACCATACGAAGGATTCTGGCACCGCATGATCGTGGGACACCGGCCCATGACGGAGCGCGAGTTGACAAAGCGCCTCTTTCTTCGCGACGGTGTCGACAAACTCAATCTCGAAGGCTTGGAGTACGTCGAGAGTGAGTCggaggacgaggcagaGGCCCACAACCAGGAAGaaggccatggcgcgccCGAAGAGGACAACGACCAGGAAgacggccgtggcgcgccCGAAGAGGGCGAGGAAGCTTTGATGGAAGACGCAGCTGTGCATGTACAGGAGCGAGAAGAAACGGGTCACGAGGGTCCCGAAGAGACGAAGGAGGACGAAGGCGAAGAAcgcgaggaagaggaggatGGCCAAGGAGAGACGGCCGACGAAGGcggcgaggacgacgccgacgaagaagccgaTCTCGAAGTCGATGCCGACGAACTGGCCGACTTGCAGGCCGAAGCCGACTTGCATCCCGACGACATGCCTACCGAaggtcggcggcggcataCATAG
- a CDS encoding mitochondrial import inner membrane translocase subunit TIM44: protein MITAAGRMPITHIVLKRALHSTARCENIPRSPFQVFVDTLRQELTKSREFQDNLKQLQGESAKFQDSETMRKAREAYERARIVSSIKHNPRLQAAAEQLRKNGGQISAAIGTTLRQMEESELMRSLSAMSSRIRRQLEESTAPVRNTEVYKAFAETINEAFDDGNSGIDIRLAQGTSAADARRIKRELRLRKIGRRPPVHDVEAEPVDPIVAAAAAAGEAAGRETSGAEAPADQPPPAPKRLGGYAVMNRVNENANAGSDLVLAPESAQGSRWEKFTQQSPIMQRLSEWHEQYQDSENPFIERLRGVTNRVASWFEENETAQVVRSIKQLDPSFTLAGFTTELREYVVPEVLDAYHTAQRNLLRQWCGEATFNVLMATLEPYMKRGYVADGRILDLSSVDVVQGKMLETGPMPVLVITFQTQELMYFKDPKTGEIIDGSVEQAIQCRYAMVLTRVESELENEITGGWKIIELARRGQTAFM, encoded by the coding sequence ATGATCACGGCTGCAGGACGGATGCCGATCACACATATCGTGCTGAAACGTGCACTGCACTCAACAGCACGATGTGAAAACATTCCTCGCTCACCATTTCAGGTGTTTGTGGACACTCTGCGTCAAGAGTTGACCAAGTCGCGCGAGTTTCAAGACAATTTGAAGCAGTTGCAGGGTGAGTCGGCCAAGTTCCAGGACTCGGAAACCAtgcgcaaggcgcgtgAAGCGTATGAGCGTGCTCGAATTGTGTCCTCGATCAAGCACAATCCGCGTCTGCAGGCCGCagccgagcagctgcgaAAGAATGGTGGGCAGATCAGTGCAGCCAtcggcacgacgctgcGACAAATGGAAGAGAGTGAGCTGATGCGTTCGCTTTCGGCCATGTCAAGCCGTATTCGCCGGCAGCTAGAAGAATCGacggcgcctgtgcgcaACACAGAAGTATACAAGGCGTTTGCTGAGACCATCAATGAGGCATTTGACGACGGCAACTCGGGCATTGACATTCGCCTAGCACAGGGAACCAGCGCCGCTGATGCGCGTCGCATAAAGCGCGAATTGCGTTTGCGCAAGATTGGACGTCGGCCGCCCGTACACGATGTGGAAGCGGAACCTGTTGATCCCATCGTGGCAGCCGCTGCTGCGGCCGGAGAGGCAGCCGGTCGTGAGACGTCTGGCGCCGAGGCCCCAGCTGACCAGCCCCCACCCGCACCCAAGAGGTTGGGCGGCTATGCGGTCATGAACCGCGTGAATGAGAATGCGAATGCAGGCAGCGACCTTGTGTTGGCGCCTGAGTCAGCGCAAGGATCGCGGTGGGAGAAGTTTACGCAGCAGAGTCCCATTATGCAGCGCCTGTCCGAGTGGCACGAGCAATATCAAGACTCGGAAAACCCCTTcatcgagcgtctgcgtgGCGTGACGAACCGCGTGGCATCATGGTTTGAAGAGAACGAGACGGCGCAGGTCGTGCGGTCtatcaagcagctcgatcCTTCCTTCACCCTCGCTGGCTTTACGACCGAGTTGCGTGAGTACGTCGTGCCGGAGGTGTTGGATGCATaccacacggcgcagcgcaaCCTGCTGCGGCAATGGTGTGGTGAGGCGACGTTCAATGTGCTGATGGCGACGCTGGAACCCTACATGAAGCGTGGCTACGTGGCGGACGGCCGTATTCTCGACCTGAGCAGTGTGGATGTGGTACAGGGCAAGATGCTGGAGACCGGCCCGATGCCTGTGCTCGTCATCACGTTCCAAACGCAAGAACTCATGTACTTTAAGGACCCGAAAACCGGCGAAATTATCGATGGCAGCGTCGAGCAAGCCATCCAGTGCCGCTATGCCATGGTGTTGACACGCGTGGAGTCGGAGTTGGAGAATGAGATCACGGGTGGTTGGAAGATTATCGAGCTCGCCCGCCGTGGACAGACAGCCTTTATGTAG
- a CDS encoding PAB-dependent poly(A)-specific ribonuclease subunit 2 translates to MTEWTQRAHVLADHAVSGVLGHVSSLHFDTMSELLWVGSASGQLTSHTGALPTLPRYTSLAAHGVPKQPRHVRGILSDDKFIISLSEGRVCASQRQGLGRWSMQIEDHAPGVALAGLCASPQSASSDIIVGGAAPNSHDALFALHSISGRVVRSAVSDGTVTQLRKGSRYLCVGTEQGTIQLHDPRSLRAEHKLPAHHGGLIDLQTDGHLIYSIGWTLRQGRRIPEPFIKAHDVRTMQALIPTPLTAPGGPALLAIHPKKSSIVAVATPQSQFQLVDIHQPGQSQFYSMPSAALITALAFSSSAEALAFGESDGSVRVWTSDAHANTLRINAYPTPPVSMPDYAPPPPVMEWTDDTPLSCIGMPHYDKPLLSRINYDALWSDASPLFSIRAPVRPDALEHAQHIRGLTYAPLPRHLRGTRNRLVPSDPVLARLDRHGKLTPAARMRLRQTQHGAVRRIPPPLSARHTEPMPDYYGHLSIPYSRFGVEDFDFASYNQTRYAGLETNIGAAYANSYFQALHYTQPFRAFAKQHTIMPCADDDCLLCEAGFLFRMLEDAHGTHCQATQLLRVLTRSPQAALLGLLDESNAPYSHMAQTLNHFFLECASQHALRTSTSAALDRAFLPLCVNPCAWSLLQYSTCHACGHTTARSQLAHVVDLLYPTGAAPHTYDFATLLSASMLRETFFKSTCRQCYTRFAPHNTWRSAASTHALPAVLCVNTCIDGAEQFHHWEPTDHGFVPLRLAMDVEHGYVHAQSVWDASAPWPRAGTACYMLRAMVIQAQGARDAPHLCALVRAPNDDDAPDAWYVFNDFLVRPITEAEALRFGEPWKVPALLVWERVDDVAESHAKHLADLARHLRPDLSLLLQDTHISQHRRDDLCRHRILSESELPKPGTLVAIDAEFVSLAQEELEVFSDGTRTLIQPSSLALARVSVLRGEGPREGEPFIDDHIWTTEPIVDYLTQFSGIQPDDLDPKRTQRTLVSHKTAYKKLRMLTDLGCRFIGHGLAKDFRIINIFVPPSQVIDTVQLYHSPAHPRNLSLRFLSWFLLKKDIQQGLALGVEQHDGHDSIEDALAALQLFRKYEQFERDGRLEDMLEDLYEIGPRVNWRPPEKIAS, encoded by the coding sequence ATGACGGAATGGACGCAGCGGGCGCATGTCCTGGCGGACCATGCCGTGTCAGGCGTGCTGGGCCATGTGTCATCGCTGCACTTTGATACCATGTCTGAACTGTTGTGGGTCGGTAGTGCCTCTGGTCAGCTGACATCACACACGGGCGCGCTGCCGACGTTGCCGCGCTACACGTCTCTAGCCGCGCATGGTGTGCCTAAGCAGCCGAGGCATGTGCGCGGCATTTTGAGCGATGACAAGTTTATTATCAGCCTGAGTGAGGGGCGTGTATGTGCATCGCAGCGACAGGGACTGGGGCGCTGGTCGATGCAGATCGAGGACCATGCACCGGGTGTGGCACTAGCCGGACTctgtgcgtcgccgcaAAGTGCGAGTTCTGACATTATTGtcggaggcgcagctccgAATTCGCATGATGCCTTATTCGCGCTGCACTCGATATCCGGGCGTGTCGTACGCAGTGCCGTATCTGACGGCACGGTGACACAGCTTCGCAAGGGCAGTCGTTACTTGTGTGTCGGGACAGAACAAGGCACGATACAGCTGCACGATCCTcgctcgctgcgtgctGAGCACAAGCTCCCAGCACATCACGGTGGACTGATAGACCTGCAAACGGATGGGCACTTGATCTACAGCATCGGGTGGACGCTTCGTCAGGGCCGACGCATCCCTGAGCCGTTTATCAAGGCACATgacgtgcgcacgatgcagGCTCTGATTCCGACGCCTCTCACAGCCCCAGGTGGTCCTGCATTACTTGCGATCCACCCGAAAAAGTCCTCGATCGTCGCTGTGGCCACGCCGCAATCCCAGTTTCAGCTCGTCGATATACACCAACCAGGCCAGAGCCAGTTTTACTCGATGCCTTCGGCCGCTTTGATCACAGCCTTGGCGTTTTCTTCGtccgccgaggcgctggcgttCGGCGAGTCAGACGGCTCTGTGCGCGTATGGACcagcgatgcgcatgccaaCACGCTGCGGATCAATGCGTACCCCACGCCGCCCGTGAGCATGCCAGACTatgcaccgccaccaccggTGATGGAGTGGACGGACGACACGCCTCTGTCGTGCATTGGCATGCCGCACTATGACAAGCCGCTGCTTTCGCGCATCAATTACGATGCCTTGTGGTCAGACGCGAGTCCTCTGTTTTCGATccgtgcgcctgtgcgcccTGACGCCCTGGAGCATGCCCAACACATTCGAGGGCTCACGTATGCACCGCTGCCGCGGCATCTGCGTGGCACACGCAACCGCCTCGTGCCGTCCGATCCCGTGCTGGCACGGCTTGATCGGCATGGCAAGCTCACGCCAGCGGCACGTATGCGTCTGCGCCAAacgcagcacggcgccgtgcgccgtATTCCGCCTCCCTTGTCGGCACGACACACGGAGCCCATGCCCGACTACTATGGCCACTTGTCCATTCCCTACAGTCGCTTTGGCGTGGAGGACTTTGACTTTGCGTCCTACAATCAGACGCGCTACGCGGGCCTGGAAACCAACATTGGCGCAGCGTACGCCAACTCGTACTTCCAGGCGCTGCACTATACTCAGCCGTTCCGTGCGTTTGCCAAGCAGCACACTATTATGCCGTGCGCGGACGACGATTGCCTGCTATGTGAGGCCGGCTTCCTCTTCCGCATGCTCGAAGACGCCCATGGCACGCACTGCCAGGCCACGCAACTGCTTCGCGTCCTCACGCGGTCGCCGCAAGCGGCCCTCCTAGGCCTTCTTGACGAATCGAATGCGCCGTATTCGCACATGGCGCAGACGCTGAACCACTTTTTCCTCGAGTGTGCGTCTCAGCATGCTCTTCGAACAAGCACCTCTGCGGCTCTTGATCGAGCATTCTTGCCGCTCTGTGTGAATCCATGTGCATGGTCCCTGCTGCAGTATAGcacatgccatgcatgtggACACACCACGGCACGGTCCCAGCTtgcgcatgtcgtcgacTTGCTATACCCCACCGGTGCCGCACCTCATACGTACGACTTTGCGACGCTCCTGAGTGCTtcgatgctgcgcgagacCTTCTTCAAAAGCACGTGCCGTCAATGCTACACGCGCTTTGCGCCGCATAATacctggcgcagcgccgcctcgacgcATGCCCTGCCCGCTGTGCTGTGTGTGAACACGTGCATCGATGGGGCTGAGCAGTTCCACCACTGGGAGCCCACAGACCACGGCTTTGTGCCGCTTCGTCTCGCCATGGACGTCGAGCATGGGTACGTGCACGCGCAGAGTGTATGGGACGCCTCCGCACCATGGCCGCGTGCGGGCACAGCCTGCTACATGCTCCGTGCGATGGTCATCCAAGCCCAAGGGGCCCGTGATGCCCCGCATCTGTGTGCTCTTGTCCGTGCTCCGAacgatgacgacgcgccggaCGCTTGGTACGTCTTTAACGACTTCCTCGTGCGCCCCATTACCGaggcggaggcgctgcgttTCGGCGAGCCGTGGAAAGTGCCTGCGCTGCTTGTGTGGGAACGCGTCGATGACGTGGCCGAGTCTCACGCCAAGCATCTCGCGGATCTGGCGCGCCATCTGCGGCCTGATCTatcgctgctgctgcaggacaCGCACATATCTCAGCATCGACGCGATGACCTGTGCCGGCACCGGATTCTGTCCGAGTCTGAGCTGCCCAAGCCCGGCACACTCGTCGCTATTGATGCCGAGTTTGtgtcgctggcgcaggagGAACTCGAGGTGTTTTCAgacggcacacgcacgctcaTCCAGCCGAGTAGCCTGGCTCTAGCGCGCGTCTccgtgctgcgtggcgaAGGTCCTCGCGAGGGCGAGCCATTCATTGATGACCATATCTGGACCACGGAGCCGATCGTCGATTACCTGACGCAATTCTCCGGTATCCAGCCGGACGATCTCGATCCGAAACggacgcagcgcacgcttGTATCGCACAAGACAGCCTACAAAaagctgcgcatgctcacggACCTTGGGTGCCGCTTTATTGGGCATGGTCTCGCCAAAGACTTTCGGATCATCAACATTTTCGTGCCGCCGAGTCAGGTCATTGATACCGTGCAACTGTACCATTCACCTGCGCATCCGCGCAACTTGTCGCTCCGCTTCCTCTCGTGGTTTCTGCTCAAAAAAGACATTCAGCAAGGTCTTGCACTTGGCGTTGAGCAGCATGACGGGCACGACTCCATCGAGGATGctctcgcggcgctgcagctgtTCCGCAAGTATGAACAGTTTGAGCGCGATGGCCGTCTCGaggacatgctcgaggatCTGTACGAGATTGGCCCGCGTGTGAATTGGCGTCCACCAGAAAAGATTGCTTCATAG
- a CDS encoding NADH dehydrogenase (ubiquinone) 1 alpha subcomplex subunit 1: MSFVSRLGQALRRSLLGVKNDTARIMRMEVSAMEHATDSQLLYKLATPADLEQMATGADSDIGGLSRCHFSLERETLEGKVPSVFGRFYGTLSSQIPRGSSLERSGYAAFRNKTRPTLFSMQTWDTSFHPYLAILVRNRLASSSTPSSPSLRSALHANDQTGPAIPRAVEALGLPYGNVPARSPDPPLFFVNIQTDGPVTTDLYQHRLFLDESQGTNWQTITIPFDSFVLTNLGVVSDLQVSMLREKILTVGVSALVDPPLLPVREEGEPEPATAPETLGALRREPSRGGKRDTLVKFDLDIAGIWAVASPVDAMQLL, from the coding sequence ATGTCGTTCGTGTCGCGTCTGGGGCAGGCGCTCCGACGCTCCCTGTTGGGCGTCAAGAATGACACGGCACGCATTATGCGCATGGAAGTCTCCGCGATGGAGCATGCCACGGACTCTCAGCTCCTCTACAAACTGGCCACGCCAGCTGATCTCGAGCAGATGGCCACAGGAGCTGACTCGGATATTGGCGGCCTCTCGCGCTGCCACTTTTCGCTAGAGCGCGAGACACTGGAGGGTAAAGTGCCTTCTGTGTTTGGTCGCTTCTATGGAACGCTAAGCTCGCAGATTCCTCGTGGCTCCTCCCTCGAGCGAAGTGGATACGCCGCATTCCGGAACAAAACTCGGCCTACCTTGTTCAGCATGCAGACTTGGGACACGTCCTTCCACCCATACCTAGCTATCCTTGTGCGCAACCGCTTGGCATCCTCCTCGACTccgtcgtcgccgtcgcttCGGTCCGCGTTGCATGCGAACGACCAGACGGGCCCGGCCATTCCACGGGCCGTGGAGGCGCTAGGCCTCCCGTATGGCAATGTGCCTGCACGTTCCCCTGATCCGCCGCTCTTTTTCGTCAATATACAGACAGATGGACCTGTTACGACGGATCTGTACCAGCATCGTCTCTTTCTCGATGAATCCCAGGGCACAAACTGGCAAACGATCACCATCCCTTTCGACTCGTTTGTGCTCACGAACCTCGGAGTCGTGTCCGACCTGCAGGTGTCTATGCTGCGCGAAAAAATCCTTACCGTGGGCGTGagcgcgctcgtcgacccGCCGCTCTTGCCTGTGCGCGAAGAGGGTGAGCCGGAGCCTGCCACGGCTCCCGAGACACTGGGTGCCTTGCGTCGTGAGCCATCTCGTGGAGGCAAACGAGACACGCTAGTCAAGTTTGACTTGGACATTGCTGGCATCTGGGCCGTGGCGTCACCGGTGGACGCCATGCAACTCTTGTAG
- a CDS encoding SRP40, C-terminal domain protein, protein MGKAWILGFLAMLGAGSAYLEPELMESSMSNSTEVLLGKRSAYSGMATWYDVETWKAGACGQDIDNSMHIVALNEPMYGSLNERSSWCGKKIMIANGLKTAKAVIMDACPQTKQCHHGALDMSMSLFQEFHHLVLGVFPITWWTIDDDDDHPSHPPEKTSSHSHHDNSTRSRSDSSSSHSSTPSSSTSSSSFASSSSSYPTSSSKSDGNAASRSSARSAASASAASARARAASIAKKQSLSKASARSASSASQEMAASSHASSHGSQTHATTSSSSSSSSSGGRTPHQDTSTSKSTSNDDDPRAGNLENFVKVLNGLSMLVHAAAHDEQE, encoded by the coding sequence ATGGGGAAAGCATGGATACTTGGTTTCCTGGCGATGCTTGGCGCAGGAAGCGCATACCTGGAACCCGAATTGATGGaatcgagcatgtcgaaCTCGACAGAAGTCTTGCTGGGCAAGAGATCTGCCTATTCGGGAATGGCGACGTGGTACGATGTTGAGACATGGAAAGCGGGCGCTTGTGGACAAGACATTGATAATAGCATGCACATTGTGGCATTGAACGAGCCTATGTACGGATCACTGAATGAGCGCTCTAGCTGGTGTGGTAAGAAGATTATGATTGCCAACGGTTTGAAGACGGCCAAAGCTGTGATTATGGATGCCTGTCCACAAACTAAGCAGTGCCATCATGGGGCGCTGGATATGAGCATGTCGCTTTTCCAGGAGTTTCATCATCTTGTGCTGGGTGTATTTCCTATCACATGGTGGACCATtgatgacgatgatgatCACCCGAGCCATCCTCCAGAGAAAACTTCGTCTCACAGCCACCATGACAACTCAACGAGATCAAGGAGCGATAGCAGCTCGAGTCATTCATCCACACCTAGCTCTTCCActtcatcttcttcttttgcctcttcctcttcttcctaCCCAACTTCCTCATCTAAAAGCGATGGTAATGCAGCATCCCGATCTTCTGCGCGTTCTGCAGCGTCGGCCTCAGCCGCATCGGCCCGCGCGAGGGCAGCATCGATTGCGAAGAAGCAGTCGCTGTCTAAAGCTTCCGCTCGATCAGCATCGAGTGCATCCCAAGAAATGGCGGCATCCAGTCATGCATCTAGCCACGGGAGCCAGACTCATGCTACGAcgtcgtcctcttcctcatcttcgtcatccGGAGGGAGGACCCCACATCAGGATACGTCGACGTCGAAAAGCACGTCGAACGATGATGACCCTCGAGCGGGTAATCTGGAAAACTTTGTCAAGGTGCTCAACGGCTTGTCCATGCTGGTTcatgcggcggcgcacgatgAGCAAGAGTAG